In Agromyces sp. SYSU T00194, a genomic segment contains:
- the cydB gene encoding cytochrome d ubiquinol oxidase subunit II, whose protein sequence is MDLATLWFWIVAALFVGYFVLDGFDFGVGMSLPFLGKDDTDRRVLINTIGPVWDLNETWVIVAGAALFAAFPEWYATLFSGFYLALLLILLALIARGVSFEYRHQRPEAEWKRRFDWMIIVGSAVPALLWGVAFANIVQGVPLDEGHNYTGTLIDLLNPYALLGGLTTLLLFFTHGVVFVSLKTDGDIRERARRLAVRSGAITIVVAATFLVWTGLAFGGGWFWGLAAVAALCLIGSWLMNARGAEGWSFSLMAVTIGTAVLALFSALFPDVMPASNDPANSLTIANASSTDYTLTVMSWTALIFLPLVLAYQGWTYWIFRKRLTREHIPAAAH, encoded by the coding sequence ATGGATCTCGCAACGCTCTGGTTCTGGATCGTCGCCGCGCTGTTCGTCGGCTACTTCGTACTCGACGGGTTCGACTTCGGCGTCGGCATGTCGCTGCCGTTCCTCGGCAAGGACGACACCGACCGCCGCGTGCTCATCAACACCATCGGCCCGGTCTGGGACCTCAACGAGACGTGGGTGATCGTCGCGGGCGCCGCGCTGTTCGCGGCGTTCCCCGAGTGGTACGCGACGCTCTTCAGCGGCTTCTACCTCGCGCTGCTGCTCATCCTGCTCGCGCTGATCGCACGCGGCGTGTCGTTCGAGTACCGCCACCAGCGGCCCGAGGCCGAGTGGAAGCGCCGGTTCGACTGGATGATCATCGTCGGGTCCGCAGTGCCCGCGCTGCTCTGGGGCGTCGCGTTCGCGAACATCGTTCAGGGCGTGCCCCTCGACGAGGGCCACAACTACACGGGCACGCTGATCGACCTGCTGAACCCGTACGCGCTCCTCGGCGGGCTCACGACGCTGCTGCTGTTCTTCACGCACGGCGTGGTGTTCGTCTCGCTCAAGACCGACGGCGACATCCGCGAGCGCGCCCGGCGCCTCGCGGTGCGCTCGGGCGCGATCACGATCGTCGTCGCGGCGACGTTCCTCGTCTGGACCGGCCTGGCGTTCGGCGGCGGCTGGTTCTGGGGGCTGGCGGCGGTCGCGGCGCTGTGCCTGATCGGCTCGTGGCTGATGAACGCGCGCGGCGCGGAGGGCTGGTCGTTCTCGCTCATGGCCGTGACGATCGGCACCGCGGTGCTGGCGCTGTTCAGCGCGCTGTTCCCCGACGTCATGCCGGCAAGCAACGACCCCGCGAACAGCCTGACGATCGCGAACGCGTCGAGCACCGACTACACCCTGACGGTCATGAGCTGGACGGCGCTGATCTTCCTGCCGCTCGTGCTCGCGTACCAGGGCTGGACGTACTGGATCTTCCGGAAGCGGCTCACGCGCGAGCACATCCCGGCCGCCGCGCACTGA
- the cydD gene encoding thiol reductant ABC exporter subunit CydD — protein MRPLEPALLRHARSARAYLAGGAVLAGVQAGAILVFAWQLQAIVVGLIGGVGLDALAGATAWFAAAVVVRALVAWAWGAAGTIGAATVASELRVAALRSLAASPERATGSSVDAAVAVGGGLDALQPYFGRFLPQLVATVVVVPVLVVATWLVDPLSGLILVIVIPLIPVFMVLIGLVTRAVQERQWAALTHLSRQFLELVGGLSTLIVYGRQHRQEGRIRADTEDYRVRTMRVLRVTFLSSFVLELAASLSVALVAVSIGLRLVDGAMAFAAGLFVLLLAPEVFLPLRNVGAQFHASAEGIEASREVLALIDGPGRAGAAGRADASAGRAAGGDPVAVADAPGARPGAAGRTVPPVLEVRGLVVEYAGRRVVDGLDLAVRAGEVVALGGPSGAGKSSVLSAILGFVPSAGEIAVDGRRDAHGRRGRLAWAGQDAVLLPGTVTGNVALGAETADSGGVSRALREAGSEDLDPGQAIGAQGAGLSGGQSERVQVARALYRLRDGDLPLLVLDEPTSATDADREARLVASLRALAREGRAVLVVSHRPAVLEAAHRVVRLEEAARVG, from the coding sequence GTGCGGCCGCTCGAACCCGCGCTGCTGCGCCACGCACGGTCCGCCCGCGCGTACCTCGCCGGCGGCGCGGTGCTCGCAGGCGTCCAGGCGGGGGCGATCCTCGTGTTCGCCTGGCAGCTGCAGGCGATCGTCGTCGGCCTGATCGGCGGGGTGGGGCTCGACGCCCTCGCCGGCGCGACGGCCTGGTTCGCCGCCGCGGTGGTCGTGCGCGCACTCGTGGCGTGGGCGTGGGGCGCCGCGGGAACGATCGGCGCCGCCACCGTGGCATCCGAGCTGCGCGTCGCCGCCCTGCGCTCGCTCGCCGCGTCTCCCGAGCGTGCGACCGGGTCGTCGGTCGACGCCGCCGTCGCGGTCGGCGGCGGGCTCGACGCGCTCCAGCCCTACTTCGGGCGGTTCCTGCCGCAGCTGGTCGCGACGGTCGTCGTCGTGCCGGTGCTGGTCGTCGCGACCTGGCTGGTCGACCCGCTGAGCGGGCTGATCCTCGTGATCGTCATCCCGCTGATCCCGGTGTTCATGGTGCTGATCGGGCTCGTGACGCGTGCGGTGCAGGAGCGGCAGTGGGCGGCGCTCACCCACCTCTCGCGACAGTTCCTCGAGCTGGTGGGGGGCCTGTCGACGCTCATCGTGTACGGGCGCCAGCACCGGCAGGAGGGCCGCATCCGCGCCGACACCGAGGACTACCGCGTGCGCACCATGCGGGTGCTGCGGGTGACCTTCCTCAGCTCGTTCGTGCTCGAGCTGGCGGCGAGCCTCTCGGTTGCACTGGTCGCGGTGTCGATCGGGCTGCGGCTCGTCGACGGCGCGATGGCGTTCGCGGCCGGCCTGTTCGTGCTGCTGCTCGCGCCAGAGGTGTTCCTGCCGCTGCGCAACGTCGGGGCGCAGTTCCACGCGTCGGCGGAGGGCATCGAGGCGTCGCGCGAGGTGCTCGCGCTGATCGACGGCCCCGGGCGCGCCGGCGCGGCGGGTCGAGCGGATGCCTCCGCCGGACGCGCGGCCGGCGGCGATCCGGTCGCCGTGGCCGATGCGCCCGGCGCCCGCCCGGGTGCCGCCGGCCGGACGGTGCCCCCGGTGCTCGAGGTCCGCGGGCTCGTGGTCGAGTACGCGGGGCGCCGGGTGGTGGACGGCCTCGACCTGGCGGTGCGGGCGGGCGAGGTGGTCGCGCTCGGCGGGCCGAGCGGCGCGGGGAAGTCGTCGGTGCTGTCGGCGATCCTGGGGTTCGTGCCGAGCGCGGGGGAGATCGCGGTCGACGGCCGGCGCGACGCGCACGGCCGCCGGGGGCGGCTCGCCTGGGCGGGGCAGGACGCGGTGCTGCTGCCGGGCACGGTGACCGGCAACGTGGCGCTGGGCGCGGAGACGGCCGATTCCGGGGGCGTGTCGCGCGCGCTCCGCGAGGCCGGCTCGGAGGACCTCGACCCCGGCCAGGCGATCGGCGCGCAGGGCGCCGGGCTCTCCGGCGGGCAATCCGAGCGCGTGCAGGTCGCGCGGGCCCTGTACCGCCTGCGCGACGGCGACCTGCCGCTGCTCGTGCTCGACGAGCCGACCTCCGCGACCGACGCGGACCGCGAGGCGCGACTCGTCGCGTCGCTGCGCGCCCTCGCGCGCGAGGGGCGCGCCGTGCTGGTGGTCAGCCACCGGCCGGCGGTGCTCGAGGCGGCGCATCGCGTGGTCCGGCTCGAGGAGGCGGCCCGTGTCGGCTGA
- a CDS encoding ABC transporter permease — MNLFAEAFAWLLDPANWEGPSGIGVLLAQHVVITFGVVAIACGIGIPLGMLVGHTGRGREVVVTLSGGLRALPSLGVLTLVALWLGIGVAGPAVALVVLAVPSVLAGTYSAIEAVDRRTVDAARGMGMTERQIILGVETPIGLPTLIGGVRTAVLQVVATATLAAYVGAGGLGSILFLGLKTGDYTLMLASSMLVIALALVLDGVFALLQRIVVPAGVRATRSDDLRGRSTRRAATTGQPATEGNT, encoded by the coding sequence ATGAACCTGTTCGCCGAGGCGTTCGCGTGGCTGCTCGACCCCGCCAACTGGGAGGGGCCGTCGGGCATCGGCGTGCTGCTGGCGCAGCACGTGGTCATCACGTTCGGCGTCGTGGCCATCGCGTGCGGCATCGGCATCCCGCTCGGCATGCTCGTCGGGCACACGGGTCGCGGCCGCGAGGTCGTGGTGACGCTCTCGGGCGGCCTGCGCGCACTGCCCTCGCTCGGCGTGCTCACGCTCGTGGCGCTCTGGCTCGGCATCGGCGTCGCCGGCCCGGCGGTCGCGCTCGTGGTGCTCGCCGTGCCGTCGGTGCTCGCCGGCACCTACTCGGCCATCGAGGCGGTCGACCGGCGCACGGTCGACGCCGCCCGCGGCATGGGCATGACGGAGCGCCAGATCATCCTCGGGGTCGAGACGCCGATCGGCCTGCCCACGCTCATCGGCGGCGTCCGCACCGCGGTGCTGCAGGTGGTGGCGACCGCCACGCTCGCGGCGTACGTCGGTGCCGGCGGGCTCGGCAGCATCCTCTTCCTGGGGCTGAAGACGGGCGACTACACGCTCATGCTCGCGTCCTCCATGCTCGTGATCGCGCTCGCGCTCGTCCTCGACGGCGTGTTCGCGCTCCTCCAGCGGATCGTGGTCCCCGCCGGCGTGCGGGCGACGCGTTCCGACGATCTTCGCGGCCGGTCGACCCGGCGGGCCGCGACCACGGGGCAACCCGCAACCGAAGGGAACACCTGA
- a CDS encoding M56 family metallopeptidase, whose amino-acid sequence MLLVVLVGALALALAWPVPLALERAAWTLRAPGLALLLWQSIALGGGVAMIGALLGVALLPFPGGAAQAVDELGAHLWAGPLPPAVGVVHLFALSAAVILSTLLLLTLFATAVQVERDRRRHVSLVGLLGRADPARPGTVVLDHPVPVAYCLPGVTTVTVLSEGLVDALEPRELDAVLAHESTHLRQYHHLVLLAFRAWNQALPWFPIANRAERSVSRLVELLADDRATREVDRTVLADAVERIGTAWGAAEAAGHGTGRAVVDRTTLEIRRRRLTAPARPLGPLAVATVVAASTALVAFPLFSVLAFMSAA is encoded by the coding sequence ATGCTGCTCGTCGTGCTCGTGGGCGCACTGGCGCTCGCACTCGCCTGGCCGGTGCCGCTCGCGCTCGAGCGCGCCGCCTGGACGCTGCGCGCGCCCGGGCTCGCGCTGCTGCTCTGGCAGTCGATCGCGCTCGGCGGCGGCGTCGCGATGATCGGCGCACTGCTCGGGGTCGCGCTCCTGCCCTTCCCGGGCGGCGCCGCGCAGGCGGTCGACGAGCTCGGGGCGCACCTGTGGGCCGGTCCGCTGCCGCCCGCGGTCGGCGTGGTGCACCTGTTCGCGCTGTCCGCGGCGGTCATCCTCTCCACCCTCCTGCTCCTCACGCTCTTCGCCACGGCCGTGCAGGTCGAGCGGGACCGCCGCCGGCACGTCTCGCTCGTGGGGCTGCTCGGCCGCGCGGACCCCGCGCGCCCCGGCACCGTGGTGCTCGACCACCCGGTGCCCGTCGCCTACTGCCTGCCCGGCGTCACCACCGTCACGGTGCTGAGCGAAGGACTCGTCGACGCGCTGGAGCCGCGCGAACTCGACGCGGTGCTCGCGCACGAGTCGACGCACCTGCGCCAGTACCACCACCTCGTGCTGCTCGCGTTCCGCGCCTGGAACCAGGCGCTGCCCTGGTTCCCCATCGCCAACCGCGCCGAGCGCTCGGTGTCGCGCCTCGTCGAGCTGCTCGCCGACGACCGCGCGACGCGCGAGGTCGACCGCACGGTGCTCGCCGACGCCGTCGAGCGCATCGGCACGGCGTGGGGAGCCGCCGAGGCCGCGGGGCACGGCACCGGCCGCGCGGTGGTCGACCGCACGACGCTCGAGATCCGTCGGCGCCGCCTCACCGCGCCGGCGCGACCGCTCGGCCCGCTCGCCGTCGCGACGGTGGTCGCGGCCTCGACGGCGCTGGTCGCGTTCCCGCTGTTCTCTGTGCTGGCTTTCATGTCGGCCGCATAG
- a CDS encoding ABC transporter ATP-binding protein, producing the protein MIEFRGVSKRFDDGTLAVADVDIVMPPHKTTVLVGSSGSGKTTLLRMINRMVDPTDGQVLIDDQDVALSDPVRLRRGIGYVMQNSGLLPHRKVIDNVATVPLLRGTPRREARAHALELLDTVGLDRSLADRYPGQLSGGQQQRVGVARGLAVDPNILLMDEPFGAVDPIVRAELQQELLRLQRDLGKTVVFVTHDIDEAFLLGDQVVILKTGGEIVQSGTPAEILAHPADAFVAGFVGADRGKRALHVTEVDGRQVVVDDDGRPAGVLAS; encoded by the coding sequence GTGATCGAGTTCCGAGGGGTGTCGAAGCGCTTCGACGACGGCACGCTGGCCGTCGCGGACGTCGACATCGTGATGCCGCCGCACAAGACGACCGTCCTGGTCGGCTCGTCCGGGTCGGGCAAGACGACGCTGCTGCGCATGATCAACCGCATGGTCGACCCGACCGACGGGCAGGTGCTCATCGACGACCAGGACGTCGCCCTGAGCGATCCCGTGCGCCTCCGGCGCGGCATCGGGTACGTCATGCAGAACTCCGGACTGCTGCCGCACCGGAAGGTGATCGACAACGTCGCCACCGTGCCCCTGCTGCGCGGCACGCCACGGCGCGAGGCGCGCGCGCACGCGCTCGAGCTGCTCGACACGGTGGGCCTCGACCGGTCGCTCGCCGATCGCTATCCGGGCCAGCTCTCCGGCGGCCAGCAGCAGCGCGTGGGCGTCGCCCGCGGGCTCGCGGTCGACCCGAACATCCTGCTGATGGACGAGCCGTTCGGCGCGGTCGACCCGATCGTGCGCGCCGAGCTCCAGCAGGAGCTCCTGCGGCTCCAGCGCGACCTCGGCAAGACGGTCGTGTTCGTCACCCACGACATCGACGAGGCGTTCCTGCTGGGCGACCAGGTGGTCATCCTGAAGACCGGCGGCGAGATCGTGCAGAGCGGCACCCCGGCCGAGATCCTCGCGCACCCCGCGGACGCGTTCGTGGCGGGCTTCGTCGGCGCCGACCGCGGCAAGCGCGCGCTGCACGTGACCGAGGTCGACGGCCGGCAGGTGGTCGTCGACGACGACGGCCGTCCGGCCGGGGTGCTCGCTTCGTGA
- a CDS encoding DedA family protein, producing the protein MNQLLDVVLDSVASVDPVLRTFLAGLAIMLETSVLIGLVVPGDTIVLVSSTGVEGPVQFVALALTVIVGALAGESIGFAIGRWFGPHLRASRVGRWIGASNWHRAQTYLERRGGIAVFLSRFLPVLHSLIPLTVGMSTMSYRRFLAWTAPACVIWSFAYVGAGSAAAGGYRELSDELHWAGYLFVAAIVVFALVVLLVKRIVHRIEARHMHAHELADAETAETTTGPDAADETSTASGPGRQHTRA; encoded by the coding sequence GTGAACCAGCTGCTCGACGTCGTGCTCGACTCCGTGGCATCCGTCGACCCGGTGCTGCGCACGTTCCTCGCCGGACTCGCGATCATGCTCGAGACGTCGGTGCTGATCGGCCTCGTGGTTCCGGGCGACACCATCGTGCTGGTCTCGAGCACGGGCGTGGAGGGCCCGGTGCAGTTCGTCGCCCTCGCGCTCACCGTCATCGTCGGGGCGCTCGCGGGCGAGTCGATCGGGTTCGCGATCGGGCGCTGGTTCGGCCCGCACCTGCGCGCCAGCCGCGTCGGCCGGTGGATCGGCGCGTCCAACTGGCACCGCGCCCAGACCTACCTCGAACGCCGGGGCGGCATCGCCGTGTTCCTGTCGCGCTTCCTGCCGGTGCTGCACTCCCTCATCCCCCTCACGGTGGGCATGAGCACGATGTCGTACCGGCGCTTCCTCGCGTGGACCGCTCCCGCCTGCGTCATCTGGTCGTTCGCCTACGTCGGCGCGGGCTCCGCGGCGGCCGGCGGCTACCGCGAGCTCTCCGACGAGCTGCACTGGGCGGGCTACCTGTTCGTCGCCGCGATCGTCGTCTTCGCGCTGGTCGTGCTGCTGGTCAAGCGCATCGTGCACCGCATCGAGGCGCGACACATGCACGCGCACGAGCTCGCGGACGCCGAGACCGCCGAGACGACGACGGGGCCGGATGCCGCGGACGAGACGTCCACCGCATCCGGCCCCGGCCGGCAGCACACGCGGGCCTAG
- a CDS encoding ABC transporter permease: MSWILANLDLIGELALVHLRLAVPPIVLAFLMSVPIGWVAWRYAWSRGVLLSVIGLIYAIPSLPLFVALPAILGTSRRSELNVVIALTLYGIALMVRSAADGFGGVDRDIRQSATGVGFSAWRRFWQVELPLAGPVLLAGLRVVAVSTVSLVTVGAVIGVQSLGSLFTDGFQRGIQAEIWAGILATMLLAFAIDGLLVVAGRLVMPWTRAGARSAGTRRTGRKAVAA; this comes from the coding sequence GTGAGCTGGATCCTCGCGAACCTCGACCTGATCGGGGAGCTCGCCCTCGTCCACCTGCGCCTCGCGGTGCCGCCGATCGTGCTCGCGTTCCTGATGAGCGTGCCGATCGGCTGGGTCGCCTGGCGCTACGCGTGGTCGCGCGGGGTGCTGCTCAGCGTGATCGGGCTCATCTACGCGATTCCGTCGCTGCCGCTGTTCGTCGCGCTGCCCGCCATCCTCGGCACCTCGCGCCGGAGCGAACTCAACGTCGTCATCGCGCTCACGCTCTACGGCATCGCGCTCATGGTGCGCTCGGCGGCCGACGGCTTCGGCGGCGTCGACCGCGACATCCGCCAGTCGGCGACCGGCGTCGGATTCTCGGCCTGGCGCCGGTTCTGGCAGGTCGAGCTCCCGCTGGCCGGACCGGTGCTGCTCGCCGGGCTCCGCGTGGTGGCGGTCAGCACGGTCAGCCTGGTCACGGTCGGGGCGGTGATCGGGGTGCAGAGCCTCGGCAGCCTGTTCACCGACGGCTTCCAGCGCGGCATCCAGGCGGAGATCTGGGCCGGAATCCTCGCGACCATGCTCCTGGCGTTCGCGATCGACGGCCTGCTGGTCGTCGCGGGGCGGCTCGTCATGCCGTGGACCCGCGCGGGCGCCCGTTCGGCGGGTACGCGACGCACCGGCCGGAAGGCGGTGGCCGCATGA
- a CDS encoding cytochrome ubiquinol oxidase subunit I, with the protein MNELLDPLLLARWQFGLTTIYHFLFVPITIGMATTVAIFQTAWVRTDKVVYLQLTKFFGTLFLINFAMGVVTGIVQEFQFGMNWSEYSRFVGDVFGAPLALEGLLAFFLEATFIGLWIFGWDKLPRGLHLATIWATAVGTVLSAYFIIAANAFMQNPVGYEMNAEAGRAELVDIGAVLTNRVALAAFPHTIAGSFMVTAGLLIAAAAWHLKRRQFVDAMRPALKLGMWMMVVAMAATFFFGDQLSLAMTATQPMKMASAEALYDTACGADASFSLFSIGTPDGSAEVWSLRVPYLLALLSTHTLDGCVEGINDLNAEYVDLWGPGDYTPIIWVTYWSFRWMMGLGIAHTLVALVGLWLTRGDRLPKQRWVWNVAIWSFPLSLLAMSVGWVFTEMGRQPWIVFSLLPTESAVSPNVTGLEVLISLVAFTLVYGALAVVEFGLIVRAIRRGPPTFDEPDAESGAVKPTATVY; encoded by the coding sequence GTGAACGAACTGCTGGATCCGCTGCTGCTGGCCCGATGGCAGTTCGGGCTCACCACGATCTACCACTTCCTGTTCGTCCCCATCACCATCGGCATGGCCACCACGGTCGCGATCTTCCAGACCGCGTGGGTGCGCACCGACAAGGTGGTCTACCTGCAGCTGACGAAGTTCTTCGGCACGCTGTTCCTCATCAACTTCGCGATGGGCGTCGTCACCGGCATCGTGCAGGAGTTCCAGTTCGGCATGAACTGGTCGGAGTACTCGCGCTTCGTCGGCGACGTGTTCGGCGCCCCGCTCGCGCTCGAGGGCCTGCTCGCGTTCTTCCTCGAGGCCACGTTCATCGGCCTCTGGATCTTCGGCTGGGACAAGCTGCCACGAGGCCTCCACCTCGCCACCATCTGGGCGACGGCCGTCGGCACCGTGCTGTCGGCGTACTTCATCATCGCCGCGAACGCCTTCATGCAGAACCCGGTCGGGTACGAGATGAACGCCGAGGCCGGCCGCGCCGAGCTCGTCGACATCGGGGCCGTGCTCACGAACCGCGTCGCCCTCGCCGCGTTCCCGCATACGATCGCGGGCAGCTTCATGGTGACCGCGGGCCTGCTCATCGCGGCCGCCGCCTGGCACCTGAAGCGCCGGCAGTTCGTCGACGCGATGCGTCCGGCCCTGAAGCTCGGCATGTGGATGATGGTCGTCGCGATGGCCGCGACCTTCTTCTTCGGAGACCAGCTGAGCCTCGCGATGACCGCCACCCAGCCGATGAAGATGGCGTCGGCCGAGGCGCTCTACGACACGGCCTGCGGGGCGGATGCCTCGTTCTCGCTGTTCTCGATCGGCACCCCCGACGGGTCGGCCGAGGTCTGGTCGCTGCGCGTGCCGTACCTGCTCGCGCTGCTGTCGACGCACACGCTGGACGGCTGCGTCGAGGGCATCAACGACCTGAACGCCGAGTACGTGGACCTCTGGGGGCCGGGCGACTACACGCCGATCATCTGGGTGACCTACTGGTCGTTCCGCTGGATGATGGGCCTCGGCATCGCCCACACGCTCGTCGCGCTCGTGGGGCTCTGGCTCACCCGCGGCGACCGGCTGCCGAAGCAGCGCTGGGTCTGGAACGTCGCGATCTGGTCGTTCCCGCTCTCGCTGCTCGCCATGAGCGTCGGCTGGGTCTTCACCGAGATGGGCCGCCAGCCCTGGATCGTGTTCAGCCTGCTGCCCACCGAGTCGGCCGTGTCGCCGAACGTCACCGGGCTCGAGGTGCTCATCTCCCTGGTCGCGTTCACGCTCGTGTACGGCGCACTCGCCGTGGTCGAGTTCGGACTGATCGTGCGCGCGATCCGGCGCGGCCCGCCCACCTTCGACGAACCCGACGCCGAGTCGGGTGCCGTGAAGCCGACCGCGACCGTCTACTAG
- a CDS encoding ABC transporter substrate-binding protein codes for MHHTAPRRLALAAVALGATVALAACGTSESVDGGDASADASGPLVVGSQDYYSNEIIAEIYAQALEANGFEVEREFRIGQREVYIPEIESGAIDVFPEYTGNLLQYYVPDTTATTSDDVYAELTTALPEGLSVLDQAPATDQDSYNVTQAFSDEFGVTSLADLADVPEDLTLGGNSELETRPYGPDGLAEVYGVEVGFTAIEDSGGPLTLKALEDDDVQLVNIFSANPAIATSALVTLEDPEGLFLASNVVPVVSDRVDAEAADVIDAVSAALTAEDLVALNAQSVDEQLSASDIAAGWLEEQGLF; via the coding sequence ATGCATCACACCGCACCACGACGGCTCGCACTCGCGGCGGTCGCGCTCGGCGCGACCGTGGCACTCGCGGCCTGCGGCACGAGCGAATCGGTCGACGGGGGCGACGCCTCCGCCGACGCATCCGGACCGCTCGTCGTCGGCTCGCAGGACTACTACTCGAACGAGATCATCGCGGAGATCTACGCGCAGGCGCTCGAGGCCAACGGCTTCGAGGTCGAGCGCGAGTTCCGCATCGGCCAGCGCGAGGTCTACATCCCCGAGATCGAGTCGGGGGCGATCGACGTGTTCCCCGAGTACACGGGGAACCTGCTGCAGTACTACGTGCCCGACACGACCGCGACCACGAGCGACGACGTGTACGCCGAGCTCACCACTGCGCTGCCCGAGGGCCTCAGCGTGCTCGACCAGGCGCCGGCCACCGACCAGGACTCCTACAACGTCACGCAGGCGTTCTCCGACGAGTTCGGCGTGACCAGCCTCGCCGACCTCGCCGACGTGCCCGAGGACCTCACGCTCGGCGGCAACTCCGAGCTCGAGACGCGCCCGTACGGCCCGGACGGCCTCGCCGAGGTCTACGGCGTCGAGGTCGGGTTCACCGCCATCGAGGACAGCGGCGGCCCGCTCACCCTCAAGGCGCTGGAGGACGACGACGTGCAGCTCGTGAACATCTTCAGCGCGAACCCGGCGATCGCGACCAGCGCACTGGTCACCCTCGAGGACCCGGAGGGCCTGTTCCTGGCCTCGAACGTCGTGCCGGTCGTGAGCGACCGGGTCGACGCGGAGGCCGCCGACGTGATCGACGCGGTGAGCGCCGCGCTGACCGCAGAGGACCTCGTCGCGCTGAACGCCCAGAGCGTCGACGAGCAGCTGTCGGCGAGCGACATCGCCGCCGGCTGGCTCGAGGAGCAGGGCCTCTTCTAG
- a CDS encoding BlaI/MecI/CopY family transcriptional regulator codes for MASLGELEGAIMRALWAADAPIPARDLIARLARPAEQATDAAGAAPTRTPALTTVLTVLSRLESKGMVASDRAVRPRRYRPTGTPADHTAELMRELLDEASDREAALARFVGTVDAREAETLRRLLG; via the coding sequence ATGGCGAGTCTCGGCGAGTTGGAGGGTGCGATCATGCGCGCGCTCTGGGCCGCCGACGCGCCGATCCCGGCGCGCGACCTCATCGCCCGGCTCGCCCGCCCCGCGGAGCAGGCGACGGATGCCGCGGGCGCGGCACCCACCCGGACGCCGGCGCTGACCACGGTGCTCACCGTGCTGTCGCGCCTCGAGTCCAAGGGCATGGTCGCCTCCGACCGCGCCGTGCGCCCGCGCCGCTACCGGCCGACCGGCACGCCGGCCGATCACACGGCCGAGCTCATGCGCGAGCTGCTCGACGAGGCATCCGATCGCGAGGCGGCGCTCGCGCGCTTCGTCGGCACCGTGGACGCGCGCGAGGCCGAGACCCTGCGCCGCCTGCTCGGCTGA